In Asticcacaulis sp. SL142, the sequence ATGCGCACATCAAACACGGTCATGGCCGAAGCGTTAATCAGGCGCAGGCGTACCCGCTCATTCGGCGTGAACAGACCGGTCCAGTTCTGATCAGGACGCTTGCCATTGACTAAAAACGTATAGCCGGTGACATCGCTCAGATCCGACGGTAACATACGCATTTTGCCCCATTCGGAAGTCGCCTTCCATGCGGCACCTAAACCCTTGTCGCGGGCGCTTTTGACAAACTCACCCACCGTCGGGCGCGCGGTCTGGTAGTAGTCAGCGCTGCTTTTAAGGTTTTTCATGATCTGGCCGGAGGTTTCCGGTGTGAAATCAGATAGTAACACCACATAGTCACGATCGGATGTGACCGGATCAGCGCCTGTGGGCCGGATGACCATAGAGCCATAATGGCCGTCCTGTTCCTGGGTCATGGAATGGGCGTGATACCAGTAGGTGCCGCTCTGACGGATATTAAAGCGATAGGTGAAGGTCTCACCTGGCTTGATGCCGGTAAAACCACCCAATCCTGGCACGCCGTCCATATTGGGTGGCAGCAATAGGCCATGCCAGTGGACGGAGGTATCCTCATCCATGCGATTGGTGACGTGGACGACGGCCTCATCGCCTTCGTCAAAAATAAGCGTCGGGCCGGGAATGGTGCCGTTGACGGTGATTTTTTGGGTCGGCTGACCGGTCACGATGACCGTCTCACGCGCGATGGTGAGATTATATTCGGTGGTCTTGGCCGTGGCGGGCGTCGTCATCAACAGCGCGCACAGGGCCAAAATCCACCGCAGAGATTTGCGGATCATGGTAAAATTCCTGAGGATTTTAATAGAGAACTGGAATGGACTCAGGATTTGGGCGGGGGCTTGATCTGCTCGCGGATGGCTGACAGCAGCCGCTTTGAAAAAGCCTCGTAACGGGTGTTGACGGACGGCGCGGGCATTTTAGTGTCGCTTGATGGGGCCGCTTGGGCAGGCGTTTGGCAATGACTGAGGGCGCACGCGCAGGCTTTGTCGCAGCAGCTATCGTCTGACTCGCTTTTAGGTGCCTTGTGCGATTTTGCGGCCTCTTTTTGTGTCCGATCATGGCAGTCGCTCATGGTCTCAATTTGCGCGGCGGGCGCGGCATGGGCCGAGGGCAGGGTGGTGGCCGCAACCGACACCTGCGCACTGAACAAGAAGATCAGCGGCATGATCAGGCGTAAAAAGGTCTTAAAAGCGGCCATAGCGTCAACATAGTCGCCACTCCCCTAAAAACCAAGCCCAAATCAGCCGACAAACGCCGCGCCCGAACGGCGAGGGTGACATCATAAAAAAATATTTCGGTTGGTCGTGAAATTACAGACTGCCCCCCATATTTCAGGGTGACCTTAGCCCGGAATAATCATAGGTTCCGTCCGTAATAGCCCCAGCATTTAAGAGGTAATCATGTCTGCCGAAGATTCAGGTGCGACCGACAGCGTTATTGATCTGATCGTGCCGCCGCGCGCCAAGGATCTGGGCGGGTTTCAGGTGCGCCGGCTGCTGCCGTTTGCCAGGCGGCGCATGGTCGGGCCGTGGATATTTTTTGATCACATGGGGACGGTTGATTTCGCGCCGGGTGCCGGATCGAACGTCCGGCCGCATCCGCATATCAATCTGGCGACCGTGACCTATCTGTTTGAAGGGGCCATTCTGCACCGCGATTCGGTGGGGTCGGTCGCGACGATCGTGCCAGGCGATATCAATCTTATGGTGGCCGGACGCGGGATCGTCCACTCGGAGCGCGAAGTGCCGGAAACCCTGGATCAGCCGCGCCGGATGCATGGTTTGCAATTGTGGCTGGCCTTACCCGAAGCCGATGAGGAAATTGATCCGGTCTTTTTTCATTATGATAGCGCTGTGCTGCCGAAAACCGAGGTTACCAGCGTGCCGGTGCGCGTCATGATGGGGCAGGCGTTTGGGGTGACTTCGCCCGTCAAGACCTATTCCCCGACCCTGTATGCCGAGGCGGCACTTACCGCCGGTCAAACCCTTGATCTGCCGGAAGGGGTGGACGAGATGGCGGTTTATGTCGCGGCAGGAGTCGTGTCAGTTGACGGCGTTCCGGTCGATGAGTTCCATATGGCCATCCTTAAGCGCGGAACGACGGCAACCCTGACCGCGACGACCGATGCCCGTATCGCCATTATTGGCGGCGAGGGCATGGCGGAGCGCCATATCTACTGGAACTTTATCTCCTCACGGCCGGAGCGGATCGAGCAGGCCAAGGCCGACTGGAAAGCGGGCCGGTTCCCCAAGGTGCCCGGTGACGACATCGAATTTATCCCTCTACCAGAATAGAAAACCATATGACCAAAGTCCGCATATATGAGACCCATGCCAGTACCTACAGTGTCGCCATTGAGGTCGGTGCCCATAGCCTGATCGGTGATGAACCGGCCGATAAGGGCGGGCTGGATCTGGGGCCGTCGCCTTATGATCTTTTGACCTCTGCTTTAGGCGAATGTACGGCCATGACCGTGCGTTGGTATGCCCGCAGTCAGGGCTGGCCGGTCGATCAGATTGAGGTACGTGTCACCCACGAAAAGCGCGGATGGCAGGATGTGTTCACCAAATCCGTGCACATCACCGGCGACCTGTTGAGTGATGATCAGCGGGCCAAGCTGATTGAGGTTGCGTCCAAATGCCCGGTTCAGCGCACCTTGCTGGCGTCGGATACGGCGATCGAGACGGTGTCCGATATCGATGTATCGGCGCAAAATCGGGCCTGATAGCGGGCCAAAATCCCCTATTCAAGTATATACGTAAGCATAGTGGTGGGGGGCCATCTCTATGCCCTAAGTGGCGCGTTTAGACTTCAAATACGTATTTTTACTAAAAATTTACAAATTTTAACTCGTTTTATTTCTAATTTTTAACAGATTCGTCAAAAAATTAACTATCTGAAATTAAACCATAAAATGGCAAAATTAATCATTAATTTACCTTTTGGTGGTGGGTTTAAGTAAAAATTTTGACCGCTATGTTTATTTTTTGCTTTTCATTAGGGTTAATATGCGCTTTATTGCCTCACAGGCGAAAAACGCGCCGGATTCCTCCCTCGGTAGGTGCCGAGACCGGTAACAAGTATAAGAGTTAAACCCATGTATGAGAAAAAAGTCCTGAATGGTTATGTAGTTGGCGGCTATGCTTGCGCCTTTGCATTTAGCCTCGTGGTCTGGGGTCTGCTTTTGTTTCAGGTCACCAAGTTTGACCTGCCGTTTAACGGCGCGTTCAATGCGTCCATGGCTGATGCCAGCGTGAACCTTAGCCATCAGCAGGTTCGCAGCGATATCATTACGCGCGATACGCGTCTGCGCGCCGTACCGTCGGCGGGTTAAGCCGTTTCATTTGTAATTTTTAGGGCTTTACAAACCCGAACCGCTTTTCAATAGTGTCGTCTTTGCGTTGGTTAAGCAGGGGCGTTTCTATGAAAAAACGGGTGTCGGCGGCGAGCTTTAGCTCGTCAGTGAGTTTGGTTCTGGCGGCCTTAGTGGCGCAAACGGCGTCCGCGCAAATCACGTCGCCGCCGCCCTATCAGGCCCCGCCAACTCCCGCCATTCCCGCCGCGCGTGATATTGCCTATCCCGGCACGCTTAAGATCTCCGTCGATGCCACCGATCTGGATCATCGCCGCTGGGTGGTGCGTCAGGTCGTACCGGTCGATAAGGCCGGTGAGATGGTGCTGATGACGCCACTGTGGCTGCCGGGTAAACATTCGGCGCAAAAGTTTTCCGATAAGATCGCCAATGTCCGCTTTAGCGCGGGCGGGCAACCCCTGACCTGGCTGCGTGATCCGGTGGCCGTCAATGCGTTTCGCTTTACAGTGCCGGATGGGGTGACCGAAGTGGTGGCTGACTTTGAATATCTGGCCCCCATGACCCCAACCGCGGGGCGGATCGTTCAGACCGACCTGATGGCCAATTTCCAGTGGGAACTGGCGTCCATGTATCCGGCGGGCTATTTCACCAGCCGCATCCCTGTTCAGTTGAGCCTGAAACTGCCGCAAGGCTGGTCGCACGCCAGCGCTTTGGAGGTCGAGTCCACGGCCGCAGATAATACCGTCACCTTCAAGCCGATATCCTACGACAACTTCATCGATTCGCCGATGTTCGCGGGCAAATATTATAAGCAGTGGGATCTGACGCCGGCGGGCAAAAAGCCGGTGCGCCTCAATGTCTTTGCCGATAAGCCGGACTACCTGGAGGCCAAACCCGAAGCCATCGACCTGCACCGTAAGATGGTGGCCCAGTCGGTTAAGCTGTTTAAATCCGAACACTATGACCACTATGACTTTTTGGTGCATCTGTCGGAAGAGCTGGGCGATATCGGTTTAGAGCATCATCGCTCTTCCGAAAACGGCCACGATATCAAATATTTCACCGACTGGACCAATGGCTATATCGGCCGTGACCTGCTGGCCCATGAGTTTA encodes:
- a CDS encoding M61 family metallopeptidase gives rise to the protein MKKRVSAASFSSSVSLVLAALVAQTASAQITSPPPYQAPPTPAIPAARDIAYPGTLKISVDATDLDHRRWVVRQVVPVDKAGEMVLMTPLWLPGKHSAQKFSDKIANVRFSAGGQPLTWLRDPVAVNAFRFTVPDGVTEVVADFEYLAPMTPTAGRIVQTDLMANFQWELASMYPAGYFTSRIPVQLSLKLPQGWSHASALEVESTAADNTVTFKPISYDNFIDSPMFAGKYYKQWDLTPAGKKPVRLNVFADKPDYLEAKPEAIDLHRKMVAQSVKLFKSEHYDHYDFLVHLSEELGDIGLEHHRSSENGHDIKYFTDWTNGYIGRDLLAHEFTHSWDGKFRRGADLYTPDFQEPMRGSLLWVYEGQTQYWGYMLTARSGMFTKEQTREAIALIAAIYDNFKGTEWRPTVDTTNDPVISSRAPKNWLSMQRSEDYYNVGLLIWLDADTLIREKTGNKKSLDDFAGAFFGVEDGSWVPETYEFKDVVATLNSVYAYDWETFLKDRLYKPMTGAPLDGLERGGYKLVYTSTPTDWIKSREKVQKNTDLSYSLGLTLNATGDITGTLWDGPAFKARLGQGMSVVAVNGVAYEADGIKAAITEAAKPDAKPIKLLIKKGKVYKTVTIDYKGGLRYPRLERIAGKPAYLDDILTEKK
- a CDS encoding OsmC family protein, which produces MTKVRIYETHASTYSVAIEVGAHSLIGDEPADKGGLDLGPSPYDLLTSALGECTAMTVRWYARSQGWPVDQIEVRVTHEKRGWQDVFTKSVHITGDLLSDDQRAKLIEVASKCPVQRTLLASDTAIETVSDIDVSAQNRA
- a CDS encoding pirin family protein; amino-acid sequence: MSAEDSGATDSVIDLIVPPRAKDLGGFQVRRLLPFARRRMVGPWIFFDHMGTVDFAPGAGSNVRPHPHINLATVTYLFEGAILHRDSVGSVATIVPGDINLMVAGRGIVHSEREVPETLDQPRRMHGLQLWLALPEADEEIDPVFFHYDSAVLPKTEVTSVPVRVMMGQAFGVTSPVKTYSPTLYAEAALTAGQTLDLPEGVDEMAVYVAAGVVSVDGVPVDEFHMAILKRGTTATLTATTDARIAIIGGEGMAERHIYWNFISSRPERIEQAKADWKAGRFPKVPGDDIEFIPLPE